The window TCAATGGCACTCCAACTTGCAAAGAGTGCTCCACAAAGTTCAACAAAAATGgaaacaaaaatcaataaaaaatccCAACTCACAAGTAAGAGCAATGGTTGTGCTTCTAAGTCCAACCATCTGACCTCTCTAAGTTAGGCctcaattttatttcattttccacTCTCCGAGTCTCCAAGCATCTATGACCCCATTGACCCTTTGCCCACTTTAAGCGACATGCAACAATCATTTATAAAATAGCCACATACAGAATTGGGTGTTGCTTTAGAACCATGGAACCTCtctttttgtaatttattaACTTTAGGTTGGGACTGGCAATTTTTTGCAAAACCCTTTACTTTAtgtgaaatgatgaaaataacAAGTTTTGGGTCAATTCGTTAACGACTCGGGTCGTTATCGGCTCATCTGTTAAGAACTAATTAACGAATTTGATCGTTATCGTGTCACACTTTAAGAACCCATTAAAATAACAGGTATACTTAAACGACACAAACACGCCCATTTTCAAGGTCTAGACACTAAGCATGTAATTTCTTGCAGGACCTATTAACCTGACATGAAAATACACGACCCATTAACGAGTCAGATCATTATCGGGTCATCTATTAAGAACTCGTTAACATAACGTGTTTGACACGATACAATCCGTTAAAATAACAAGTATAATACGGAAACGATATAAACACAACAAACACAACCCATTAACCAAATCTACTTGAGGAGAACATGATAAGTATGATTTAGAAGAGGGAAATTTCAGAGCATTTGaaatattaattaactaaataattAAGTATAACAACGTTGTTTGTCTTATTACATGaaaaaaagattttgaaattcacCAACCATGTGTCGTATTTGAATAATTTTacacaaaatatgaaatttctAGTATTTTAAGAATTTGTCTACGATAATACGTGTCAATAAGTAATACGAATTTTATACAAGTTATGAGCAAATATTCATTAGCTCTCCCATCTACTGCATCTACCTTAGTAAGAGTTTCTCTCTCACGTGATTACTCAAACAAAAATGTGTGCACATTTGTCAAATCCAAAGTAGTTTCTTGGTTACAAATACAATCACCCTCTCTATTTCCCTAGTTATATAATTTTAACCTTTTTGATAAAAATGGGGAAGAAAATAACACACAACCACTGCATTGCATTGGCGTCAATTGGGGAAAAAAATTTCAGAAGCATAAACATGATGATCCATTGATTCTCTCTGTACACAAAAGAGTGGCAGGAAATACAAAttgatgagaaaaagaaaaataaaaggctagttcaataaagaaaaattaaaaaagtgggTTTGCTAATTAGCAAACTTCAAGGCAGAAAATTGGTAGTTGTAGCCGTATTAGAACTAATACTAACGGCAGTACTGGGTGCAGCTGCAGCCGCCGCTGCCGGAGGAGGAGCTGAATGGTTGTTGTGGTCCTGGTGAGCCTTGAGCTCCGCCTCTGATACTGGAGCCGGAAACCCACCGCACTTGTGACACCGAGCAACCACCAAGATCTGCCGGCACGACGGGCACGAGGAGTGGGATCCAAGCCACGTGTCAATGCACCCGACATGGAACACGTGCCCGCACTGCGGCAGAACCCTGATCTCGTGCCCCTCCGCGAACTCCCCTAAGCAGATGGCGCACTCCGAACCCAGCTTAGGCGGCGGCTCGGCGCCGCCGGTTCCGTACGTGAACTTCGGAAGGGATTGGAGGACCTTCTTCTTGAGGCCCTTGTTGGCGGATGAAGAAGCCGATCCGATAGCGGCTCTGCCGCCGGATACGCGGCGGAGCCAGGCGCAGCGTGCGACGGCGAGTAGACCCACCACGCATATGACGGCGCAGAGCAGCGCTGCCAGTATGACGACGAAGTCCGACTCGAGAGCCACGGCCTCAGGAGGCGGAGCCGCCGTTATGTTTGAGAAGTTGGCGGGGTGGGTGCTGCTGCCTAGAAATCTTTGAGAGCGAGGCATGACTGATCATACGGCGGTATATCTATAATCTAATGTCGTTTTCAGAAAGCAGAGGTGGAAAGATTCAATGGAAAGAAATAaaggattgatttttttgggAAGGGTTTGAAGGGTTTTTATAGTCTGAGCTTGAGAGCCGAGAGAGCGAGAGCAGTTTGGTCTGAAACTTCTAAAGGGAAAGTGTTTGGAGTTGGGAGAAGATAagtgtttagagagagaaagaggtagGCAGGGAGGGTTGGCCCAGGTTGGCCCAGGTGGC of the Pyrus communis chromosome 1, drPyrComm1.1, whole genome shotgun sequence genome contains:
- the LOC137744455 gene encoding RING-H2 finger protein ATL8-like encodes the protein MPRSQRFLGSSTHPANFSNITAAPPPEAVALESDFVVILAALLCAVICVVGLLAVARCAWLRRVSGGRAAIGSASSSANKGLKKKVLQSLPKFTYGTGGAEPPPKLGSECAICLGEFAEGHEIRVLPQCGHVFHVGCIDTWLGSHSSCPSCRQILVVARCHKCGGFPAPVSEAELKAHQDHNNHSAPPPAAAAAAAPSTAVSISSNTATTTNFLP